GGGCGCGGGCCGACGACGGACATGTCGCCGATGAGGACGTTGAAGAACTGCGGAAGCTCATCGATGTTGAGTTTGCGGATGAGCCAGCCGACGCGCGTGAGTCGCGGGTCGTTTTCGGGATCGATGAAGAACTGCGGGCCGTCGGCCTTGTTCTGAAGCAGGAGGGCGGCCTTGATCTTGTCCGAGTCGTTGCGCATGGAGCGGAACTTGATGCACGGGAACTCGCGCCCGCCGAGTGTTTCGCGGCGGTGGGCGAAGAAGAACGGCCGGCCGTCTTCGATCCAGATGGCGAGCATGATGATCGGGTACAGCGGCAGCGTCAGCGCCAGAATGAACAGCGAGAAGATCACATCAAAGATGCGTTTGGTGCTGCGGTGCAGGGTCGAAGTCTGCGGCACCTGCACGGGGCGCTCGAACACGGGGGACGGCTCGATTTCGAGCCATTCCAGATCCTCGGGCGGGGGCCGATGCGCCGGATCGTCCCAGAGCACGGCCGGGCCGACGATGCTGTTGTCGGGCAGGCGTTCGCGTCCGACGCCGACCCAGGCGGGGCCGATGAAGCGGATGGCCGGATCAAGTCGGGTCTGCGCATCGCCCCAGACGCCGGGCATGATGCGTCGGGCGCGATGGATGGTCGCGTCAGGCGATTGCCAGAACTGAATCAGGTCGCGGACGCACTGCATGATCTCCTGCGGGATCTGCATGTCGTAGACGTTGCCGTCGACGGAGACGGTGGTGCGGCGACCGGAGGGGATGCGGCGGCGAAGCTGGCGCCAGCCGGTGCGGGGATCGGACGCGGCCTGCCAGATTTCGGCGATGCGGCGGCTGGGCGTGAGCGCGACGCGGGCGAGTCGCGAGTCGGACCCGCCGTAGATGCGGTTGAAGCGCTTGAAGCCGCCGTCATTGTCGGTGACGACCAGTTCGCGATACCCGTGATCGCGCGTCTCGTGAAGGCGGATGAACATCAGATCGGGGGCGAGCCAACTGAGCTGATGGACGAGGCGGCCGATCTTGAAGATGGTCAGGGAGTCGGCTTCGGTCAGGAGAAAGAGTTCCGCGTCCTTGACGATGGCGCTGCGTTCGCCTTGGCGCACGACCTGCACGCCGCGCGCCGCCCAGAAGCGGTCGTGCAGTTGAATCGGGTCCAGTCCCCAGACGGTCGGGAGCTGTAGCCGCGATGCGTTTTCTGTCTCGTTGGCACTGATCATAATGCGAGCTTATTTGGAGCCGTTGCGCGTCGAATTGGCCGAGCTTGCGACCGCACGAGCGACCGGGTCGAAGCGAGCGGCCTCTTCGCTGTTGGTCGGCGTGAGGTTGAGCCGGGTCGGCAGGCGACGCCCCGGTCCGCCGTCCTCGTCGGGGACCTGCACTTCCGACAGCGCATCGGAGAGCGAGGCGGACAGGACCTGGACATCCGTCCCCTCGGCCCGGTTGAACACAAGGCCCAGCACGCGGGCGCCGATCGAGTACAGGTGATTGACGGACTTTTCGGCCAGATCGCGCTGTTCGCCGCGCGCGACGACCATCACGACGCCGTCGGCTTCGGCACAGATGTGCGATGCTTCGAGACTGCCGGGGACGGGCCCCGTGTCGATAACGATCACGTCGTACTGCGCCCGCGCCTCTTCGAGCAGGCGGCGGACGGACGTGGGAGAAACCTTGCACACGTCATACGCCTCGGCGGCGCCGACGGGCAGGATGGCCATGTTGTTGATGCCGGTGTCGGCGACGCAGTGTTCGAGCGGTTCGCCTTCCAGCGCGTCGAGCAGGCCGACGGGCGTATGCTCCTGCAAACTCAGCGCCTGCTCCAGGTCCTCCTGCTGGAGGTAGCCCAGTTCGATGAGCGTTTCGCCGAGGCGTCGGTTGGACTCCTGCGCGATCTGCAGGGCTTCATCGATCTGCTGCTCGGTGACGAGCTGCTCGCGTTGGAGGACCTGGCCGATTTTGCGACGGATGATGGCGTCGACGCGGAGCGTCAGTCCGCCGCCGATCAGGTCGCAGTCGACGATGAGGGTTTTGGAGCCGGCCGCGGCGAAGGAGACGCCCAGGGCCAGCGCGAGACTGGTTTTGCCGTCCTGAGCGCCGGGGCTGGTGATGGCGAAAACGCGTCGGCCCTGCGAATCGGAGCCGATCTGAAGGAGCGTGCGCACCTGGTGTACGCAATGTGCGGCGACGGCGGCGTGCTCGGGCTCGGCCAGATCATCGGGCAGACGCGGGAGGATGCCGAGCATGGTGAGCCGGCCGAGCGTGTCGGCGGCGTCATCGAGACTGCGCAGGCGACGATCCATCGAACCGATGAGCAGCACGATGCCGAACCCGAACGCTCCGCCCATCAAGGCCCCCACCGCCGCCAGCCCCTGCCGGCGATCGCGGAACGGACGCTGGGGCACGTCACCCTTGTTGATGACGCTCACGCGGCCGCTGACCGCCTGTTCGACACGAAGCTGCTCGATGCGGTGCTCGGTCTCGTCGAAGCGTTCGCGAATCGTTTCTTCTTCGGCCTTGAGGGCGGCGAGGCGCAGATTCTTCTGGCCCAGGTCGACGGCCTCGGCCTTGGTCTTGTTGTAAAGCTCCTGAAGAGCGTCAAGGCGTTCGTGAAGCTGCGGCAGGGCCGCCACGCCGGGGCCGGCGCCTTCGGGCGAAAGAGCGATCTGCTCGTTGACTTTCGCGGCGTACTCGACGATCTTGCGGTTGATGGCGTCAAGCAGCGTGCGGACCTGCACCACCTGACGGTGATTCTCACCGAGGGTCAGACTCATCTGCTTCAACTGCCGGTCCACGCCGTCACGCTCATTGAGCAGCTCGCGCATGTTCACATCGCGCAGGCCGATCTCTTCGGGGGACAACTGGGGCGGCCCCGCCGGATTGGCCGCGCTGGCGGTCGCATCCGGAGCGGGGGCATCGGCCGGCGCGGGCTTGGGCGCTTCGGCGACGGCGGGCGCGTCCGCCGCCGGGGCAGGCGCGGGAGCCGCATCCGGGGCCGGTGCGGCGCCGGGCGCCGATGCATCGGGCTTCCCGGCGGCGCCATCGACGCCCTTGCGGGCGTTCTTCTGAGCTTCGATGTACGACTCGGCGAGGCGGATCTGAATCTGAAGGTCTTTGACCTGCTGTTCGAGTCGCGAAACTTCGACAAGCTTGAGCTGGTGAATCTGGTCCAGATCCTTGGAGCCGAATTCGTTGGTGATCGACTGTTCGAGGCGCTGCTGGCTGGCCAGATCATTGCGCAGACCGGTCTTGCGCTGTTCGAGGGTTTCGAGTGTGCGGTTCGTCACGGACTGGTCCGACTCACCGTAGATTTCCGCATAGGAATCGACAATTGCTTCGACGGCTTTCTGAGCGGCCTTGGGATCGGGGTCATAGAAGTTGACGAAGATGACTTCCGAGCCGTGCGGGTGATCGACCTGGAGGTTTTCGCTGAACGTCTCCATCGGATCGCCGTCGGGCTTCCAGTTGACCTGCTTCCAGGTGGGTCGCTCCATCGCCTTGGCGATGACGCGGCTGCTCTGGATCATCACGACCTGCGCCCCGACGTAGGCGTCGAACATCGGCAGCAGGTTCGACTGATCGGTCGAATAGAGCACCTTGGGCAGAATCGGCTGCACGCGGATCGTGCCGTAGCAGCGATAGATCGGCACGGTCAGACGCCAGCCGAGCAGTCCGCCGGCGACGGCGAAAAGCACGCCCAAAAGCGCCGCCCACTTGTACCGGCCGCGCATGATCGAATGAACCCGGCGCATCGGGGCGGACTGGCGCTCCGGCTCCGACGGCATGTACATCATCGGTTCCGTACGCTCGGAGGCGCCTTCGATCGGGACCAGTGGATGCTTTTCGCTCATTGCGGCGCTCCATGAAGAATGGCTTTGATGACCGGCATGTGCGCGGTCACCAGCTCGTTAAAGATTTCCGCTCGTTGTTCATCGGTCA
The nucleotide sequence above comes from Planctomycetota bacterium. Encoded proteins:
- a CDS encoding AAA family ATPase, with translation MSEKHPLVPIEGASERTEPMMYMPSEPERQSAPMRRVHSIMRGRYKWAALLGVLFAVAGGLLGWRLTVPIYRCYGTIRVQPILPKVLYSTDQSNLLPMFDAYVGAQVVMIQSSRVIAKAMERPTWKQVNWKPDGDPMETFSENLQVDHPHGSEVIFVNFYDPDPKAAQKAVEAIVDSYAEIYGESDQSVTNRTLETLEQRKTGLRNDLASQQRLEQSITNEFGSKDLDQIHQLKLVEVSRLEQQVKDLQIQIRLAESYIEAQKNARKGVDGAAGKPDASAPGAAPAPDAAPAPAPAADAPAVAEAPKPAPADAPAPDATASAANPAGPPQLSPEEIGLRDVNMRELLNERDGVDRQLKQMSLTLGENHRQVVQVRTLLDAINRKIVEYAAKVNEQIALSPEGAGPGVAALPQLHERLDALQELYNKTKAEAVDLGQKNLRLAALKAEEETIRERFDETEHRIEQLRVEQAVSGRVSVINKGDVPQRPFRDRRQGLAAVGALMGGAFGFGIVLLIGSMDRRLRSLDDAADTLGRLTMLGILPRLPDDLAEPEHAAVAAHCVHQVRTLLQIGSDSQGRRVFAITSPGAQDGKTSLALALGVSFAAAGSKTLIVDCDLIGGGLTLRVDAIIRRKIGQVLQREQLVTEQQIDEALQIAQESNRRLGETLIELGYLQQEDLEQALSLQEHTPVGLLDALEGEPLEHCVADTGINNMAILPVGAAEAYDVCKVSPTSVRRLLEEARAQYDVIVIDTGPVPGSLEASHICAEADGVVMVVARGEQRDLAEKSVNHLYSIGARVLGLVFNRAEGTDVQVLSASLSDALSEVQVPDEDGGPGRRLPTRLNLTPTNSEEAARFDPVARAVASSANSTRNGSK